Genomic DNA from Gossypium hirsutum isolate 1008001.06 chromosome A01, Gossypium_hirsutum_v2.1, whole genome shotgun sequence:
AAGtaaaaaatatgcatttaaataatgctCAAATTcgataatattatgatattttagtaaaaatataaaaaataatttattttaactcattattaatattttaatatatgaaatctaaattttaaattttgtaagtaattaatattaattatttgtaaaatttaatttgaatacataattgtatattttaataataattaaaatataaccattataaagttaaatatataattttgaaaagcAATTTTGAAAAGCaatgagaaacaaatcctatTAGTTCATTGGCATATGGTGTTGGGTTCTTGGCGTGTTCCTAGATTAGCTTTTCATGCTCCCTTTTCTGGATTTCGGCTTTTTTCTCTCTGCGTTTTCAAGATTAATCTATTCAATTCTTATGTAATTTTATCTTTCTCCCAGATGTTGTTTCCATTCCTAAAACAAATGAGGACTTCCGTCTCCTTTACGACACTAAAGGACGTTTCCGTCTCCATGCTATCACTGGCGATGAAACCAAGGTTTGAATACATTAATATAAAGCTTTTAGACTTATTATCTTGTTATTACATTAAAATTAGAGCATTTGAGTTTTTTCTACTTTCGTCATCCTGTTAGGTATAAACATATTGTTCTTATTTTCTATCTGCAGTTTAAGCTTTGCAAGGTTCGATCTGTCCAATTTGGCCAGAAGGGCATTCCATACCTGAGCACATACGACGGGCGTACTATTCGCTACCCAGACCCCTTGATCAAGGCAAATGACACCATTAAGCTGGACCTTGAGAGCAACAAGATTGTCGATTTCATCAAGTTTGACGTTGGGAATGTTGTCATGGTCACCGGAGGAAGGAATAGAGGTCGTGTTGGAGTAATTAAAAACAGGGAGAAGCATAAGGGTAGCTTTGAGACCATTCATGTTCAAGATGCTGCTGGGCACGAATTTGCAACTCGTCTCGGTAATGTCTTCACAATCGGAAAAGGAACGAAGCCATGGGTGTCGCTTCCCAAGGGCAAAGGTATCAAGTTATCCATCATCGAGGAAGCTCGGAAGAGGCTTGCAGCCCAAAATGCAGCATAAACTTTAGCATGAGATATCCAGATATGTCTTGTTTTCACCtgaagagtaaaattttgagaactaATTTCTTCTTGCAGTTTAAAGTGTTTGTGTTGTGGGGGATGTCATTGACTTTTATTTTATAGAATATTTTGATGTTTTCTTGATTATCAACCCTGCTGTTTTCAAACTAATCTTTGTATGCTTTTTGCTTaaactaatattttatttatgtttaatataatGCCCCTAAAAGCATTGAAAGAAAATACAACCACCCATTTAATCCATCACCTCTGTCcctaacaatttttttataaattgtccCTTCTTTGGTAGTGTAGGGTAGGGTAGGTAAGGATACATGGGAAATGTAAAGTCATGAATATTTTGGACCACTCTGTTTGTTGTTTACGTCTAgaagattttataaaaaatatttttttttatatttttttatgtttgttttatgaaaaataattttattaaaagaaaataatttataagttaacgtaaaataaattagttttaCTCCGAAATGATTTACCTTTTGAAAaggtaaattattttatgaaaaataacttatttataggtaattttatttttatataaaaattaatttaaatttaatttaatattattatattgataataaattttatttttatttttaaaatatttaaaatattaatataaaatattgtattttttaatattactagtcaaatattaaattattaatataattaatataatttattattttaaaaattatttaatattttaattttattttaataataaatatttattacaattataaatatattaataataaatgttttgtaatataaaggttaaaatatgtcataagtctgtgTACTCTTTatgaatttgtaatttagtctctgtacttttcttcaaaaatttagTCCTACTtttcaaatctaaaaattaagtccaattgttgacattgttaaaatttttttgtcaattttgttgatgttatatttttaaataaaaatactcacttgatagtgatgtaactaaaaaatggtgctataatgaacttgaatttaacaaattatttttaatatatgcaaaaacaatgtaaaatataaatttatagatataaaatatttttaatatttttaaaaaacatgtaaaataatagaaaatattttacacagattcatctaaacaccagaaaatattaacttttccaagAAAGAAAGTTATTttctgaaaataatttttagtgaaataaaCAGACTCTAAGTTTAAACTTGACTCGAAATTCAATTTAAGTTCAATCAAATAATATCATAAAAGTTTGAGCCTGAttcaaagtaaaattaaaattattcgaGCTCATttatgttatgatttatttacttagttttaagtatatatatatattaagagtaaagtagtaatttaatattgaatatattattgataaaaaaaaaacttcaattaaTCTCACGAAAGGTATAAAAGTACTTATTTAATAACTCAAGTTGCTAGCTGAGAGGAAATTTCTTGTTGACCCTAAGGACATTATTATGGGTGACTGCAAACAAAGAAGGATTTTCTCGTACGAGCATAACAGAGCATTTGCAGCCACAAGTTTTACAACATTCTACTTGGGTTATAACACACTCTCACAGCTTTAGTCCCTTTCCCCAAATCTTGTCTCAAAGCTTTAGTCCTTTTCACCCAAATCTTGGCAAAAGATATATATTATagcattaattacattaatagtgaccaattataaaaatttacaaataacttttaaatttggtATAATATCAACTTTAACCCTTAATAATGTCCAATTCCACACAACTAATATGAGCCATGACATTTCCACCTTCAATGTTAGAACAGAGTAAAAAGCCTTACCACAAAAGGTTCAAAGGGCTATGAGAGAGGAGTTAAAACAAATACATAGGTTTTCCCCATAGACATACTTCTAACAAATCTAGAACTTGTCGACACCTATACCATCCCTATTAACCTCATAAGCATCTCTGTTCCTGGTTTTGGTTATTCCAGCACTAACATACAGCTTTGATCCATCAGAAGTGATGCATGATACTTTTATCCATAATATCATTTTTGTCTTCATACCATCTATATCTGCGAGCTTTCCTTTCGCTAAATGGCCAGTCACAGTGGTGAAGAAGCGTAGAACAGATGAGTCCCTGTATTCGATTTCACATATTGATGGGAGATGAACAGTAAGCTTCCCTGTCTCTTCTTCTAACTTATAGTTGGTGGCATCACAAGGGAAGATGCCTATTGGCAAATCATACTCCTTTAACAGCTCTGGTAATGGCTTTTGTACTTTCCCTGTAAAAGACCAAATTTTGATACTCATTCTATTATAAATCTTGAATAATCAAAAACCAATGGTCAAGGTGAGTGCCTTGTAGTCCTAAGTTAACACCATGAAAGAGCCTCCTAAAGAATCTTTATTAAGAGTCCGACCGTATTTTatcccttttatttgaaaattggACAAATTAATCATTATCCACATATACCTAATTTTGACATATAATATCAGTTttaaacagtaaaaatggatggaatttttatcaGAATAACTAATTTTCTCTAAcgtataaagattaatttgttcattttttgagTTGAGGGACAAACGTGGATCCTTTCATAGTATAAAGGCCTTCATAATACTTTTATTGACTTTACGTGAATGTATGGAATAATTGAAAAAAGAATCATTTGGAAAAAACTTAGGTGAtaaaatgtgtgtttaaaaagGCTTGATGGAGAAATATAGTCTTAAAAACTTGTAAGGATTAGTACCAACAACCAGCTTTATAGTttgaataaaattgtactttCTTAAAATTCTTTTGATGACAGAAGCTTTTTGGATAATGCTAAACATGTTAGGCTTTATTATGAAAGGGTGTAGATTGAAATTTGGGATATATATCAAAACTATATaagaattttgattttgatttaatcattcaCATTACAAAAATGAGATAAAAAATGAGATAAGTATAATTATATGTGAATGCAATATATAGATACTTATGATCTTAAAAAGTGTACCAATAACAATGCTAAACAgtctcaatttttttattttctgagtCCTTTCTATCAGAATGATAGATACCTATGACCAGAGGTTAATGTTGTTGGTGAAGATGGGGACTCATGTTCTCTAATTCTAAGCCTCATTTGTTCCCAAAGACCAAGAGCTACATTTGAAGCACAGAAATGAAAGCAATGTTTCATACATTAAATACAAATGGTAAGAGAAGAGAAAGGACAAACCTTTGATTGTATTAACCAACCATTTGGCTCCTCCTTCAATACTACTGGAGATTTGCTGATTATGAAGCAGAAAAACAAATACAGAAATGCATTGATGAGCCACAACCTATTGAAATGGATGCTAAATTGACCTCCATTAAtcattaattgaaaaaaaagaagaaaagaaagcatACGTCGATTTCGTTGCCGACGGAACCGAGTTGCTTGTCGGCTTGATGGCCCACCCACATCGTGCCTACCTTGTTCAACACCTGAtccatttttctctctttcttttttggatTTGGAATTGAAACCAATGTAATGTATGCATGTAAAAACCAAGGGATAATATTGAGAGAGGGAGAGGCTCTTCCTCTTTTtctgtatataaatataatttttctattgGTTGCATTGTATTATCCTATTTTAGATTTTGTTAACTCTAGTAGGGCTCAACTGGTAGGCTACTGTTTCTACATTGCAACCATCTCTGATGCTTAAATTGGTGAGGCTAACCAAATGGTTTAGCCGGTAAAAATGGTGAAGATGACCAAGGAGATCTACCTTTAATGCTGTCTAAAGGGTTAATTACCTTCTACAAAtgcatgaaaattgattaatctcttaattttgatgtcaTATGATTGAGGGATACTGAGATCAAATCGGGGTAGACATCACCTAAGTATCCCTCGAATATTTATcttttaatcatttaaataaatgaaaataattgtaattttagTCCTTCTAAAacctattaatataatttaatcttttttagaATAAATTTGTTATCTCACATCCCTTCAAAATTACAAAAGTTTATCTCCACTCCCACCTAAAAAAGTTTTGGATTCGTCCATAAATGGACAAAGCAATGACATATTCTATGTCAATAATTGTCCTAATATATTGTTGGAGGTTGAAATTTACTTTGCTACTTGCTATCTTATTGTTAATTGGTTTTCATTGATATCTAAACATTATCAACACATAATccttaaactttaattaaatcaTTCTCACATTATAATTTTGTTATGATACTTACTATTATTGATCCATAATTCGAATGGATTCGGGTCAGATTTTACATGGTTTGCACATTGAGTTCGCACATCCAGCTTGCATTACACTAAGTGTTCGCAAAAAGAGAACTTACACTCTCCCATGAGATTGCACATGGGACTATTCGATGTGGGTTCGCACGTTATTATATAGACGAACCCCcatcatataaacatatattaagtCTAGAGTAAGGTACTTGTTGGCATATATGGAATCTACCTAGTATATCACATCAATGAACAACAgccatattatataaatatacaaccTTACCatctaaaaaaatagagaaaacacaACAAACTCtcttaatcaaattaattagagATTATTGTTGTAGCTAAAACATTCTATATATTAAGTAATcgtatataaaataaagaatttaaCCCTTTCTTCCATATCAATTTCTTTCTTAATCCATTTGTAAATTTTGTTGGAATGATTTCCCTAATTTtactttgttgttgttgtttcaaTTTTGGAAACcatggcacaaattcaagagAGCACTTCATTTTGGTATATACGCCACCTTTGGAGAGGGAAGGGTGAAAGGGGACCATCCCCAGCCTTTAACTAAACACTTCAACATGCAAATTGAAAGGGAAGTTTAATGAAGGAGACGCTGCAGCCAAGTCTGGACCCACCATGGAACCTCATTTATGaccacttttctttcttttaaatatcAAGTGGACGGCCAGCCAGTGATACGActctattttttaaaagattttgatTGGTGGAACCATTaattctcatcccaattttacaaTTCCTTCTAataaatcaatttcatattttatatatatttaatttgattcgatttcaatcaaaaaattaattttcgaccAATTAGATGACAAATTTAAGAGGACAAGTTTAATAAATTTTGAACACTTCACTCAAagttctatttaattttttgtctGATCCTATATACTAAGAGATTTATttctaattattataatttaaaatcaaaattgacTCGAACccgaaataatttaaaatattaataatttgaatTAACCCAATCCAAATAAGTAGGAAGATGAAGTTTGAgagttaaaaaggaaaagataaatAGAAGACATGAGGAGGTGAAGAAGGAAATGGATAAACCGAAAGGTCGAAATCAAGCATTCAAATTCAAAGGAAACAAAAACAGTTGGATCCAAAATGAGGACAAGACCACTACCTGACTGCATGAGGATCATGTGCTAAAAGCCTTCCCAACTTGTTATTGTTCCACTTTCTACccaatcaaaaataaaaattaaggtttgatttgatttgattaaagacaAGATGAAAAAGAATCACGTTAAAGCAGCAAAAGGTGAAGGGAATAGTAGAAGAAACACGCCTTCTTTCAATGGAATTGAACCAGTAAACGTAGGTAGCCCACCGCTTCCTtgtttttgcttctttttttttttttcttcccgaCTTTTATTTATAGTTTTTGTCTAAATATTatactcatttttattttttatattatttggttttttatttttattattaataataatattataccgGTCCAATTATTAAGGGCATGcttgataaattattgaaaaagacatttcaacatttaatttttaaatgtgtttgactttaatttaaaatttttaataataaaatgtattaaataaaataaataggtaGGTAATTacttatcatttttttatataagaaaTGAACTAAAGGTTACACTAGTACATTCAAGTCGTTATTTAGAGGTTGTGGAGTTTCATTCGACGGTAGTAAAAATAAGTCTTAATTATAGATAAGTTTTAATCTCGACCATCAATGTAAAACAATTTATATTGTTAAATCTAGAGGAGCTCAATTGTAATCCTTCATAATAATTGAGAGTATTTATTCAAACACCTTAAGATATCTCGTGATACTAGTATCATCTTAAAAAGTGCTAGACCATTCAAATCGTCATTTAGAGGTTGTAGAGCTTCATCCGACGATAATAAAAACAAACCGAGTCCAAATAGTTGACCGAAATCACTAGAAGCCAGAGCATTGCCTTCTTGATAAACATGCATGGTCTTTACATCCCAATTTTGTTGCATCATACCACGAATTCCTTGTACCAACGCATTATTAGCCCCAGACCTCGGAGGAATTTGGATTAGTTGAATTGCCTCAAGACCGTCCAATTCCACAATAACCTTATACATTCACCAATAGTTGTGTGGCCAATGCCAATGATTTTAGTGCCATTAGTATTAATGttgaaaatatcaaaaaaattatttatttactttattaaaaaataatattcaaactaTTATAttcgatttttatttaaaataatataaaattataaaattaaaatcatgaaataaatattttataccaatttataatataaatttaccaCTTATAAAATTTCGTATACCATCACACTATTAAAAAAAtccctatatttttaaaaatataaaattatggctagttaaataattatttttcaatcaaattttcatttgaaaaggaaaaaaaaatataaagattaattcCTCAAGTTGAGTATAGTATAagaataaaaatcatttatttattGCAGTCTCTAGTCTTGATCAAGTTTGAGCTTTTGACCCTCCATCTCTGACCTTTCGCTAACAAAACTTGTTGCAAAACCagcttataatatataaaattataaatgcaTACCCATTTTCAAAAAGatggaattaattaatatattaagttTGGATTATACGGATTTTGACACAATGTCTAGAATTAATATTTATAGTCCCTCTCAaattcataaataggaggattaTAAGCTTCAACACACTCGAATCTACGTCCTCCTATATTGATAACAATATTCATGTCAGtcgaattaagactaaattgacaatTTTTTTCTGTAATTATTATTATGGGGGTATCCTATGTATAAGTGCATGGCTTGATTAATTAGGAGCACTAAGCAAATTGCATAAAAGTTATGGTGAGATAAGTTCCGTATTTCACTTTTTGGTGGAGAGGTACATCTAGATTAGGGGAAAAAGAGATTAATTTCATCATTATTTTTTATCTCTCTATAATTTCAAATGCAACCACAATCACTCATTTTTTTCAAATGTAAGCAATAGATAGGCAATACCATCAATAAAAAAAAGGGCAAATAAATGGATAATAGTACAATATTGTATGGTGTTACATTTACCACTACAATTAGATGAAAATAAGTATTCGCTTTAATAGGTGGAAGGGTTCAAAAAATCTTAAATCTattctatttcaatttaatatataattatttttcgaTTGAGTCTTACCTCGACTGGGATAGGTATTGTTATCAATACAGGAGAACGTTAGTTTGAGTATGCTGAAATGTATTATCCTCATATTTATGGGTTGGGAGAGagactatgggtagttctaggcattgtgtcgAAAAGAGCAAAAACGAGAGGGGATAAGCaaaaatatgaattgaaataataagtTCAATTGAAATTTTTAGCTTCATCAATCATTATAAACGGTATTCACAAAAATAGACTGACAAGACAAgagtagaaaagaaaaagaaatcgacaCATCATCTTTGTAGTTAGGTCAAGAAAAGGCCTTTGAATCTAATACAAGAATACAAGAAAGGCCGCCTCACAAATATtgattagtaatttttttttatttctcttttataggtgtaagttgtggactaaattaaagtataatgattatatttataatttatgtataatgTAGGGACCAATAGCAAAATTTTcccaaataaatattttcattgtagactgtttatattaattttgtttttatttttgaaaatattaaatatgttttttttttaatttaaaaaaacttcaCTTTGATGCTCTATACATTTGTTTATACTTTGAGTGCGGCAGAAATGCATTGCAGCCCCTttgacttgtttttttttatttttttttaaatttcaattataaaaattgttttctatgtgtttaaaatcgaattaatttGAGTTTGAATTTATTTTGCCTTTAGATCATATTAAGTTTATAAATTTTTGGAGTTAAACAATCTTGTATTTAAGTTTAGATATTTTTCGGATTATAACTCGAAAAAGCCTAAATCAGAATTAAAATGTTAAAGTATCTAAGTATGAGATAATCTACATTCAAAATGAATCaatgataaaaaattttcatattcGACAACAACCTAATCTCAACTCATTTGAACTTGCCTAACTCTTCAATTCGAGTTTGAATTCAGACttagatattatttttataaataaataacatattttaaatcTTATAAAATCCAAAAAATTTTTATAACAGTAATTTTTCTATtaaggataaatattaaaatcatacataaattttgattcaatgtgcaatttgatacatgaagtTTGAATTTTAACAATCATAcaaattaaactttgattttgattaattatttacatttaaacaaatgaatacatcagtctatttttatattgaataagtataaatatttgtatatataatatataaatatagaatAATGTTATATCGATAATGATGTTAATTgtctataaaaattatataaaatcaaaattcatatataatattataaatcaCACTAAAATTTACGTGTAACTTTAAGATTTATCGAAACCAAAATCCACTAAAACCCGAAAATAATTTGATTTCgatctcataaaaataaaaattaattgaaaatggtCAAAGGGGCAGGGCTGCATTGCATTGCAGGCTGCATCCAGTCACATTCAAAGTATAAACAAACGTATAGGAGACCTTGCCATCAATTCCGGCAAatgattttacatattttatatttcaataaataataaataattttttttataaaaaagccaCTCATTATTAGGACctaaatgaataataattttaaattaattaaattaataaattttattttaataagttttaaccGAAGATTAGGGATATATTTGAGGTAGAATTTTGGAATATTTTAGACGATTTAAAAGGTATTGAAGCAATAAAGGAATCCAATTCAAATATTTCCGATTCAGTGTTAATCAGACAAATTTATCAGCATCGGAAGAGCGTAGATCATTAGCTACTACAATACATATCAACAGAAGAAAATAGAGAAGCTGATCGAATgactaaattttgatttaattattttttattcgaaTTTTCTAATAATCCATAAATTAGGGGTAGTTTAGTAATCTCAATgcatttcaaatatattttattatttattagtatttatGTACCCTTTACAAATATTCATTAAACAATAAAACCTCCATGTCTTCTTCTCCATTGTGCGTAGCTCAAAACATCAGCCAGCCGTTGGAGAAAACCTCTTCAAGCAAAGCGACTACAACACCTTCCACATAATAAAATGCTCGTTTGTCCTCCAAATTCATCCTCCTTCCACTGCTGAAACAACCCTTAACACACCGCGCCACCGCCAATACTATAGCGTAGCAGCTAGCTACCCTTTATATTTCCATTTCTCCATGCTTTACCAAAAGCGGTACCCTATAACATACACCATGCCAGTCCCAGACGCCGTTGCTCGCCACCACACCCACCCTGTTGGTCCCAGCCAGTGTTGCTCAGCCGTAGTCCAGCAGATCGCTGCCCCAGTTTCCACCGTCTGGTCCGTCGTCCGTCGGTTTGACAACCCCCAGGCTTACAAGCACTTCGTCAAGAGCTGTCATGTAATCGTTGGGGACGGTGATGTCGGTACCCTTCGTGAAGTCCACGTCATCTCAGGCCTACCCGCCGCGAGGAGCACCGAACGTCTCGAGATCCTTGATGAAGAGAGTCATGTTCTTAGCTTCAGTGTCATCGGTGGAGAACATCGGTTATCTAACTACAGGTCGGTAACGACCCTTCATCCTTCCACAAACGGGAATGGAACGGTGGTTGTGGAATCTTACGTGGTGGACGTACCGCCGGGGAACACCGAAGATGACACGTGCGTCTTCGTTGATACCATTGTTCGGTGTAACCTGCAGTCACTTGCTCAGATCGCAGAGAATCTAGCAAGCCGGAAATAGCCAGTCCAGTCACTGtatgtttttagtttttcttttcttttcttttaaaagtcattGGTGATAAGCTGAAGCTGTCGTTTTTTGTGAGTATCCGATAGTTTGGTCGCCGATGGGAAATCTCATCATCATCACTACACTGTCAAGTTCATGTTTATCGATTCACCAGATGATCTATGGCAATcttaaattaattactaaatacACACACACCACTTCAATATATcgttaataaattatattagccTCTCCACTATTTTCTATCGTCGTAATCACCACCACCACTACCATTTGTATATAACTTAATTTACACATTATAGTGATTGAAGATAGATCTTGAATATGGGTTTAAAGTGAAGGAAAGTGTTATAAAGTATTTTGTGGGTTTGGGTTTTTTGTTCTTGAAGAAAAAAATACCTAGAGAGAGATCACTAGGCTCATGAAGATAGTTTACAAAGCACATGATATCATGTGCTAATGAAAGATATTTGATTCAAC
This window encodes:
- the LOC107939666 gene encoding uncharacterized protein At5g01610 isoform X2: MWVGHQADKQLGSVGNEIDQISSSIEGGAKWLVNTIKGKVQKPLPELLKEYDLPIGIFPCDATNYKLEEETGKLTVHLPSICEIEYRDSSVLRFFTTVTGHLAKGKLADIDGMKTKMILWIKVSCITSDGSKLYVSAGITKTRNRDAYEVNRDGIGVDKF
- the LOC107958081 gene encoding 40S ribosomal protein S4-like, yielding MARGLKKHLKRLNAPRHWMLDKLGGAFAPKPSSGPHKSRECLPLILILRNRLKYALTYREVIAILMQRHVMVDGKVRTDKTYPAGFMDVVSIPKTNEDFRLLYDTKGRFRLHAITGDETKFKLCKVRSVQFGQKGIPYLSTYDGRTIRYPDPLIKANDTIKLDLESNKIVDFIKFDVGNVVMVTGGRNRGRVGVIKNREKHKGSFETIHVQDAAGHEFATRLGNVFTIGKGTKPWVSLPKGKGIKLSIIEEARKRLAAQNAA
- the LOC107939666 gene encoding uncharacterized protein At5g01610 isoform X1; this translates as MDQVLNKVGTMWVGHQADKQLGSVGNEIDQISSSIEGGAKWLVNTIKGKVQKPLPELLKEYDLPIGIFPCDATNYKLEEETGKLTVHLPSICEIEYRDSSVLRFFTTVTGHLAKGKLADIDGMKTKMILWIKVSCITSDGSKLYVSAGITKTRNRDAYEVNRDGIGVDKF
- the LOC107958082 gene encoding abscisic acid receptor PYL4; this translates as MLYQKRYPITYTMPVPDAVARHHTHPVGPSQCCSAVVQQIAAPVSTVWSVVRRFDNPQAYKHFVKSCHVIVGDGDVGTLREVHVISGLPAARSTERLEILDEESHVLSFSVIGGEHRLSNYRSVTTLHPSTNGNGTVVVESYVVDVPPGNTEDDTCVFVDTIVRCNLQSLAQIAENLASRK